A window from Leifsonia shinshuensis encodes these proteins:
- a CDS encoding histidine kinase N-terminal domain-containing protein has translation MSTLSDLVHAHGRSSEEDVEWLHGLVGDWQLLADLAFADIVLWVPTTDDDFVAVAHARPSSAATLFYRDFVGQRIKPEWRQQVIDAFSSKQIIDTSAPDWYEETPTRVRAVPVIRRLSIHSPDTADEPVAVITRHTNLSEARTPSRQELTFNECANDLFAMIATGDFPDLGAPAAPRRGAPRAADGLIRLDVDGTTSFASPNALSAFNRMGFTGELEGESLATVTTGLLAGTITVDESLPLVVTGRAPWRTDIEARGVTVSLRAIPIRNRGERVGAIVLCRDVSEQRHQERELITKDATIREIHHRVKNNLQTVASLLRIQARRTHSEEAREALSQAMRRVAAIAVVHDTLSTGLAQIVDFDDVFDRVLLLVAEVAASHTTTVHPKKTGRFGSLPSEYATPLALALTELVTNAVEHGLAGREGQVEIVADRSEESLTVKVVDNGSGLPEGKVGSGLGTQIVRTLIQGELGGAIDWHTMMGQGTEVTIEVPLRYLTKI, from the coding sequence GTGTCGACGCTCAGTGATCTCGTCCATGCCCACGGCCGCTCCTCCGAAGAAGACGTGGAATGGCTGCACGGGCTCGTCGGCGACTGGCAGCTGCTGGCCGATCTCGCCTTCGCGGACATCGTGCTCTGGGTGCCGACGACGGACGACGACTTCGTCGCGGTCGCGCACGCCCGGCCGTCCTCGGCGGCGACGCTGTTCTACCGCGACTTCGTCGGTCAGCGGATCAAGCCCGAGTGGCGTCAGCAGGTGATCGACGCCTTCAGCTCCAAGCAGATCATCGACACGTCCGCGCCCGACTGGTACGAGGAGACGCCCACGCGGGTCCGTGCCGTCCCGGTCATCCGCCGGCTGTCCATCCACTCGCCCGACACCGCGGACGAGCCGGTCGCGGTGATCACGCGCCACACCAACCTCAGCGAGGCGCGCACGCCGAGCCGTCAGGAGCTGACGTTCAACGAGTGCGCCAACGACCTCTTCGCCATGATCGCCACCGGCGACTTCCCGGACCTGGGTGCCCCCGCGGCCCCACGTAGGGGCGCCCCGCGCGCGGCCGACGGCCTGATCCGGCTGGATGTGGACGGCACCACGAGCTTCGCCAGCCCGAACGCCCTGAGCGCCTTCAACCGGATGGGCTTCACGGGCGAGCTCGAGGGGGAGTCCCTCGCCACCGTGACCACCGGCCTCCTCGCCGGGACGATCACGGTGGACGAGTCGCTGCCGCTGGTCGTCACCGGCCGTGCGCCCTGGCGCACCGACATCGAGGCGCGCGGCGTCACCGTGTCCCTCCGCGCCATCCCGATCCGCAACCGGGGCGAGCGGGTGGGCGCGATCGTGCTCTGCCGCGACGTCTCCGAGCAGCGGCACCAGGAGCGCGAGCTGATCACGAAGGATGCGACCATCCGCGAGATCCACCACCGCGTCAAGAACAACCTCCAGACGGTCGCCTCGCTGCTGCGCATCCAGGCACGGCGCACGCACTCGGAGGAGGCGCGGGAGGCCCTGAGCCAGGCGATGCGGCGCGTTGCGGCCATCGCGGTGGTCCATGACACGCTGTCCACGGGCCTCGCTCAGATCGTCGACTTCGACGACGTCTTCGACCGCGTGCTGCTGCTCGTCGCGGAGGTCGCCGCGAGCCACACGACCACCGTGCATCCGAAGAAGACGGGCCGGTTCGGCTCGCTGCCCTCCGAGTACGCGACTCCGCTCGCGCTCGCGCTGACGGAGCTCGTCACGAACGCAGTGGAGCACGGGCTCGCCGGCCGCGAGGGTCAGGTCGAGATCGTGGCGGATCGGTCGGAGGAGTCCCTGACCGTCAAGGTCGTGGACAACGGGTCCGGCCTCCCCGAGGGCAAGGTCGGCAGCGGGCTGGGTACGCAGATCGTGCGCACGCTCATCCAGGGCGAGCTCGGCGGGGCGATCGACTGGCACACCATGATGGGGCAGGGAACCGAGGTCACCATCGAGGTGCCGCTGCGCTACCTCACCAAGATCTGA
- a CDS encoding WhiB family transcriptional regulator, which yields MDWRDKAACLTADPELFFPVGNTGPAVDQIDKAKAVCARCTVTEICLQYALETGQDSGVWGGLSEDERRALKRRAARARRAS from the coding sequence ATGGATTGGCGCGACAAAGCCGCCTGCCTCACCGCGGACCCTGAGCTGTTCTTCCCGGTGGGCAACACCGGACCCGCGGTCGACCAGATCGACAAGGCCAAGGCGGTCTGCGCGCGCTGCACCGTGACGGAGATCTGCCTGCAGTACGCCCTCGAGACCGGCCAGGACTCGGGCGTCTGGGGCGGCCTCTCCGAAGACGAGCGTCGCGCGCTCAAGCGCCGCGCCGCTCGCGCCCGCCGCGCCTCCTGA
- a CDS encoding DUF1684 domain-containing protein yields the protein MSDIVTDLSTQLSASPSTIEHARERWDAWRADRLRSVAAPTGNLALIETRWLAADDTTTPEDALVGLPESVTATELSRRSLETGEVERGIRLWDAASPAIRDFETIDVFPFDESWVIEATITPVSDDRTIPFEHIRDNGLTRDLVVPGDITFERDGVSYTLSAFDDDGTLLLVFGDPSNGADGEDGTYASGRFLFVEHADDHVVLDFNRAFVPPCGFSDQYNCPLPPRNNRFPVPVTAGEKRVVFRDSADRAAAGH from the coding sequence ATGTCCGACATCGTGACTGATCTCTCCACACAGCTCTCGGCCTCCCCGTCCACCATCGAGCACGCCCGCGAGCGCTGGGACGCCTGGCGCGCCGACCGCCTGCGGTCCGTGGCCGCGCCGACGGGCAACCTGGCGCTCATCGAGACCCGCTGGCTCGCCGCGGACGACACCACGACCCCCGAGGACGCACTCGTGGGCCTTCCGGAATCGGTCACGGCGACCGAGCTCTCCCGGCGGAGCCTGGAGACCGGCGAGGTCGAGCGCGGGATCCGCCTCTGGGACGCCGCGTCGCCCGCCATCCGCGACTTCGAGACGATCGACGTCTTCCCGTTCGACGAGAGCTGGGTGATCGAGGCCACGATCACCCCGGTCTCCGACGACCGCACCATCCCGTTCGAGCACATCCGTGACAACGGCCTCACCCGCGACCTCGTCGTCCCGGGCGACATCACCTTCGAGCGCGACGGCGTCTCCTACACGCTGAGCGCCTTCGACGACGACGGCACCCTGCTGCTGGTCTTCGGCGACCCGAGCAACGGGGCCGACGGCGAGGACGGCACGTACGCCTCCGGCCGGTTCCTGTTCGTCGAGCACGCCGACGATCACGTCGTCCTCGACTTCAACCGCGCCTTCGTCCCGCCCTGCGGATTCTCGGACCAGTACAACTGTCCGCTGCCGCCGCGCAACAACCGGTTCCCCGTACCGGTCACTGCGGGCGAGAAGCGCGTCGTCTTCCGCGACTCGGCAGACCGCGCAGCCGCCGGCCACTGA
- a CDS encoding ABC transporter substrate-binding protein — MRKSSLFATLAVGLASALALAGCAGASSSSAGGSDASIAIGSLYEPVNLDNTAGGGQGVTEALNGNVYEGLFKLTDDGKVEPLLATKYTTSADGMTYTFTLRDGVKFHSGKALTSADVKRSIERVTSDDSQSARKSQLAVIKGIETPDDKTVTITLSSRSISLPYNLSYVWIYGPGTSNYKTAEDGTGPYKLGTWKRGSSLSLERWSGYWGGQAKNKEVEFDYFTDASALSNALQTKQVDIVTSIQSPDALSTFKGNKDYTISDGKSTTKELLAFNDKVAPFNNVEVRKAVYSAIDTKKLLNSIWGDYGTLIGSMVPPSDPWYEDLTKVNPYDVNLAKKELAEAGFANGFSFTLDTPTYDPHPAVAEFLKSELAKVGITVTINSISADEWYTKVFKNHDFTATLQEHVNDRDVVWYGNPDFYWGYDNPQVTKWVDEAEQSTTTAEQTAKLKQVNEQIAKDAASAWLYLYPQIVVADSNVTGYPVNGLNSQFYAYDIVKK; from the coding sequence GTGAGAAAGTCTTCCCTGTTCGCGACGCTCGCCGTCGGCCTGGCCTCGGCCCTCGCCCTGGCCGGCTGCGCGGGCGCGTCGTCGTCCTCCGCAGGCGGCAGCGACGCCTCGATCGCCATCGGCTCGCTCTACGAGCCCGTCAACCTCGACAACACCGCGGGCGGCGGCCAGGGCGTCACCGAGGCGCTCAACGGCAACGTCTACGAGGGCCTGTTCAAGCTCACCGACGACGGCAAGGTGGAGCCGCTGCTCGCCACGAAGTACACGACCAGCGCCGACGGCATGACGTACACGTTCACCCTGCGCGACGGCGTGAAGTTCCACTCCGGCAAGGCTCTGACCAGCGCCGACGTGAAGCGCAGCATCGAGCGCGTGACCTCCGACGACTCGCAGTCCGCGCGCAAGTCGCAGCTCGCCGTCATCAAGGGCATCGAGACGCCCGACGACAAGACCGTGACCATCACGCTGTCCTCCCGCTCGATCTCCCTGCCGTACAACCTCAGCTACGTCTGGATCTACGGCCCGGGCACGTCGAACTACAAGACCGCCGAGGACGGCACCGGCCCCTACAAGCTGGGCACCTGGAAGCGCGGCAGCTCGCTGAGCCTCGAGCGCTGGAGCGGCTACTGGGGCGGCCAGGCGAAGAACAAGGAGGTGGAGTTCGACTACTTCACCGACGCGTCGGCCCTCTCCAACGCGCTGCAGACCAAGCAGGTCGACATCGTCACGAGCATCCAGAGCCCGGATGCGCTGAGCACGTTCAAGGGCAACAAGGACTACACGATCTCGGACGGCAAGTCCACGACGAAGGAGCTGCTGGCCTTCAACGACAAGGTCGCGCCGTTCAACAACGTCGAGGTGCGCAAGGCGGTCTACTCCGCCATCGACACCAAGAAGCTCCTCAACTCCATCTGGGGCGACTACGGCACGCTGATCGGCTCGATGGTCCCGCCGAGCGACCCCTGGTACGAGGACCTCACGAAGGTCAACCCGTACGACGTCAACCTCGCCAAGAAGGAGCTGGCCGAGGCCGGTTTCGCGAACGGCTTCAGCTTCACGCTGGACACCCCGACCTACGACCCGCACCCGGCGGTGGCCGAGTTCCTGAAGAGCGAGCTGGCCAAGGTGGGCATCACCGTGACGATCAACTCGATCTCGGCGGACGAGTGGTACACCAAGGTGTTCAAGAACCACGACTTCACCGCGACGCTGCAGGAGCACGTCAACGACCGTGACGTCGTCTGGTACGGCAACCCCGATTTCTACTGGGGCTACGACAACCCGCAGGTCACCAAGTGGGTCGACGAGGCCGAGCAGTCGACCACGACGGCCGAGCAGACCGCGAAGCTGAAGCAGGTCAACGAGCAGATCGCGAAGGATGCGGCCAGCGCCTGGCTGTACCTCTACCCGCAGATCGTCGTGGCCGACAGCAACGTCACCGGCTACCCGGTCAACGGGCTGAACTCGCAGTTCTACGCCTACGACATCGTCAAGAAGTAG
- a CDS encoding ABC transporter permease: MASYLLRRTAFLVVSLLLAMVVLFFLLRVLPGDPSNALLSVGATKEQIAAAQRQVGSDQPLFQQFVTWFGSLLTLDLGQSFISSLPVGPEIAARLSVTVPLTLLSFGLALVLALPIGFVAAWKADRWYGVALSAFSQLGIAVPVFWVGILLVDVFAITLGWFPSGGFPRDDWSDPTAALTSLALPVVTIAIVMSASISRYVRSATLDVIGSDYLRNARALGSGFARSMWRHGLRNGAVPVISVLGIELATTFLGAVVVESVFTLPGLGSMLLKAIEQHDYPNIQGILFVSTLLVLIVGFLADIAQRLVDPRLRRSISGNA, from the coding sequence ATGGCTTCCTACCTGCTCCGCCGCACCGCGTTCCTCGTGGTGTCGCTGCTGCTCGCCATGGTGGTGCTGTTCTTCCTGCTGCGGGTGCTCCCGGGAGACCCGTCCAACGCCCTCCTCTCGGTCGGCGCGACCAAGGAGCAGATCGCGGCGGCGCAGCGGCAAGTGGGCAGCGACCAGCCGCTCTTCCAGCAGTTCGTCACGTGGTTCGGCAGCCTGCTGACGCTCGACCTCGGTCAGTCGTTCATCAGTTCCCTGCCCGTCGGTCCCGAGATCGCGGCCCGGCTCTCGGTGACGGTGCCGTTGACGCTGCTCTCGTTCGGGCTCGCGCTCGTGCTGGCGCTGCCCATCGGCTTCGTCGCTGCCTGGAAGGCCGACCGCTGGTACGGAGTGGCCCTGTCCGCGTTCTCGCAGCTCGGCATCGCGGTGCCGGTGTTCTGGGTCGGCATCCTGCTGGTCGACGTGTTCGCCATCACGCTCGGGTGGTTCCCCTCCGGGGGCTTCCCGCGGGACGACTGGTCCGATCCCACGGCCGCGCTCACGTCTCTCGCCCTGCCGGTCGTGACCATCGCGATCGTGATGAGCGCGTCCATCTCGCGATACGTGCGGAGCGCGACGCTGGATGTGATCGGCAGCGACTACCTGCGCAACGCCCGTGCGCTGGGTTCCGGCTTCGCCCGGTCGATGTGGCGCCACGGCCTGCGCAACGGCGCCGTCCCGGTCATCTCAGTGCTCGGTATCGAGCTGGCGACGACGTTCCTCGGAGCGGTCGTGGTCGAGAGCGTGTTCACCCTGCCGGGCCTCGGCAGCATGCTGCTCAAGGCGATCGAGCAGCACGACTACCCGAACATCCAGGGCATCCTCTTCGTCTCCACGCTGCTCGTGCTCATCGTCGGGTTCCTCGCCGACATCGCGCAGCGCCTCGTCGACCCGCGGCTGCGCCGCAGCATCTCGGGCAACGCATGA
- a CDS encoding ABC transporter permease: MSAIVEQAADTVAPEPAKGTRTRARRSVSLGIGLTLVGIVVVVAVVSFFWLPYAQSDTSGTRLEQPSASHWLGTDRFGRDLLTQLMIGARIALAVGLGSVAIGAVVGITLGLLAAFATKWLDDTLSAVLDILIAFPTLLLAMLIVAAQGASLGTAIVAIGLAMSAVVARLTRVLAKRVLAQQYVTAARTSGTSWAGIVARHILPNIWPTLSVNLALQFGVAVLAEASLSYLGLGAPPPNASWGRLLQEAQGTVSTAPAGAIAPGVALVVLVIGVNLVADGLRDVADPTRRRSR; encoded by the coding sequence ATGAGCGCGATCGTGGAGCAGGCGGCCGACACGGTCGCGCCCGAGCCGGCGAAGGGCACCCGCACCCGTGCGCGGCGCTCGGTGTCGCTCGGCATCGGACTCACGCTCGTCGGCATCGTCGTCGTGGTGGCGGTCGTCTCGTTCTTCTGGCTTCCCTACGCCCAGTCCGACACGTCGGGCACCCGGCTGGAGCAGCCGAGCGCGTCGCACTGGCTCGGCACCGACCGATTCGGACGCGACCTCCTGACGCAGCTGATGATCGGAGCGCGCATCGCGCTCGCCGTCGGCCTCGGGTCCGTCGCCATCGGCGCCGTCGTCGGCATCACGCTCGGCCTGCTCGCCGCCTTCGCCACGAAGTGGCTGGACGACACGCTCTCGGCCGTGCTCGATATCCTGATCGCGTTCCCGACTCTGCTGCTCGCGATGCTGATCGTCGCCGCGCAAGGGGCGTCGCTGGGCACGGCCATCGTCGCGATCGGACTCGCGATGTCCGCGGTCGTCGCCCGGCTGACCCGCGTGCTCGCGAAACGGGTGCTCGCCCAGCAGTACGTCACGGCGGCACGAACGTCCGGGACCTCCTGGGCGGGGATCGTGGCGCGCCACATCCTGCCGAACATCTGGCCGACGCTCAGCGTCAACCTCGCCCTGCAGTTCGGCGTCGCCGTGCTGGCGGAGGCCAGCCTGTCGTACCTGGGCCTCGGCGCCCCGCCGCCGAACGCCTCGTGGGGGCGGCTGCTGCAGGAGGCGCAGGGCACGGTGTCGACGGCGCCGGCCGGCGCCATCGCACCGGGCGTCGCGCTGGTGGTGCTGGTCATCGGCGTCAACCTGGTGGCCGACGGCCTGCGCGACGTGGCGGACCCGACACGGAGGAGGTCGCGATGA
- a CDS encoding ABC transporter ATP-binding protein, with translation MSGDRSQEATVASAQTPVLEVRGLSVATPDGVPLVHDVSFGLAPGERLSLIGESGSGKSLTSFALTGLLPEGLVASGSVLLDGVQVIGARERDLVPLRGRVASTVFQEPLTALDPLMRLGRQVAEPLRRHLGLRGDALRRAVLDALAEVGLPEPERIARAYSWEISGGQRQRVAIAAALACRPRLLIADEPTTALDVTVQADVLSLLERLVADRGMSLLFVSHDLAVVSRMAQRALVLRAGRVVEEGPIARLLSEPREPYTAELVRSARELDAALEVR, from the coding sequence ATGAGCGGCGATCGTTCGCAGGAGGCCACCGTGGCGTCGGCGCAGACGCCCGTGCTCGAGGTCCGCGGTCTGTCCGTGGCGACGCCCGACGGCGTGCCGCTCGTGCACGACGTGTCGTTCGGACTCGCGCCGGGGGAGCGGTTGAGCCTGATCGGGGAGTCCGGCTCGGGCAAGTCGCTGACCTCGTTCGCGCTGACCGGTCTGCTGCCGGAGGGGCTGGTGGCGTCGGGCAGCGTCCTGCTCGACGGCGTGCAGGTGATCGGGGCGCGCGAGCGCGACCTGGTGCCGCTGCGCGGGCGCGTGGCGTCGACCGTCTTCCAGGAGCCGCTGACCGCTCTCGACCCGCTCATGCGCCTCGGTCGTCAGGTCGCGGAGCCGTTGCGCCGCCACCTCGGGCTCCGCGGCGACGCGCTCCGCCGTGCCGTGCTCGACGCCCTGGCGGAGGTCGGGTTGCCGGAGCCGGAGCGCATCGCCCGCGCGTACTCGTGGGAGATCTCCGGCGGCCAGCGCCAGCGCGTCGCAATCGCTGCGGCGCTCGCGTGCCGTCCGCGGCTGCTGATCGCCGACGAGCCGACCACGGCGCTGGATGTGACCGTGCAGGCCGACGTGCTGTCCCTGCTCGAACGGCTGGTGGCGGACCGCGGCATGTCGCTGCTCTTCGTCAGCCACGACCTCGCGGTGGTGTCGCGGATGGCGCAGCGCGCGCTGGTGCTGCGCGCGGGCCGTGTGGTCGAGGAGGGCCCGATCGCCCGGCTGCTGAGCGAGCCTCGGGAGCCGTACACGGCGGAGCTCGTCCGGAGCGCCCGCGAACTCGACGCGGCACTGGAGGTGCGATGA